The genomic interval GTTCCTTTTTTAGACAGCTGAGACATTTTCGGCACAGAAGGAGCTTAATATTAAAAACCGTTTGCAGATATTTAGCCCTTTCATACACTATGTACTCTACATGCATATTGTTTAGGTGATTTATTCTTCAGTATCTTCAGCAGTCACCTGTGTGTTGAGCATATCCATCTGCCTTCCGAGGACATTGATTAATAAGCCCCTCCGATTCAGTCTGTCATCAAGGTCGCATTGAAAAGAGGATTGAGAGTTTTAACAAGGGAGAGCACGTGAGGGAGGACAGGaagattaaaatgtgttaatggtAATAtcaatgtgactgtgtgtgtgcgtgcgtgcatgctaCTTGTTTCGTCAGTCCTTGCCTGAAGGAGCTGACCTATTGATCGCAGTCAGTTCTCATTCAGAGGGCTGACGCGTCAAAGCATGATTATTTTAATCGATTACCTGCTACCCTGTAATGTAGCTACAGTGTAACTGTCCTTTATCTGCGGTCGTCCTGCTggccctcttctctctctcgtctGCTTTGTCACCTTCTACGGTGCAtccaacacaaaacaaaccctGTGGTACTGTATTTAGAGTTGACGAAGTTGTTTGTTCTCTCACAAAGCGAATATTGTATGATTTAAAACTATGCACAAGTATTTAAGTACCTCTGATGCATGTAGGATGATATAAACAAAGCTTTAGTGTTGTCGGAGTTACAAAGTTGCTTTTGACTATTGCCTGACTGCCTTCCCCAGGCgctcttcctgggggcttgATTACAAGTAGTTGCAAGTTTCTACTCGTCTCTTCACAAATCTTTTGTCAGGGTCTCCTCTCCACGACATCCTCCATtttgcactgccatgtttcAACAGTAGCCCAGAAGGGAGAAATCAAACACTGAGTGGGACTTTTGTGTTGTAGCATTTTGGGATGTTCATTTGTTTACAATCTGTAACCTGATCACAGGATGACCCTAAATTCTGCACACCAGTCCTTTGAATTATAAGCTATCTTTCATTCAAAGTTTGTTGTCCACAGGTCCAAGAAACAGCCAGACCCTCTAACTTTCCAAGCCAAccatggagagaggaggaaggagaaagaggtGACTCTGTGGGAGCTGCTTTGAAGGTAAAACATATCTCCAAAGACCTACAGATCATCTCCACCAAACACAAAACGCCTGCGTACGGCTCACTCGGCCCATATGGATGGCCTCAAAACTTCTCGCAAGCCCTGGATCAGTATCTGTACCGTCCTCCTCCCAAATCCAAACCTCCTGCAAAAACATCTCCAAAGTCCAAGAAGATCCTGGGCTGGGGCGACTTTTACTTCAATGTGAAAACGGTGAAGTTCAGCCTGCTGGTGACCGGGAAGATCGTCGACCACATCAACGGTACGTTCAGCGTCTACTTCAGGCACAACTCGTCCCGCCTGGGGAACATATCCGTCAGCATCGTCCCGCCTTCCAAAGTTGTTGGATGGGAGGTTTTGGATCAGGCAGCTCAGGCCACTGACGTCAAAAACACAGTCCTGGTTCCAGATCTGTCATCCCAGTTCCAGAGCCCACCTCAGTCCACCAGCTCAACCCCTGTGGaccagcagaagcagcagcagcaagatgTGGTGATGGTGACCGAACTCAACTGCAGGATCGAATACCAGAGAACCAACCGGTCCAAGAAGACCAAGCCCTGCATGTACGACCCGGGTCAGACCTGCTACTCAGAAAACACCCAGTCCCAGGCAGCCTGGATCTGTGCCAAACCCTTTAAGGTTATATGCATCTTCATCGCCTTCACCGGCACCGATTACAGGCTGGTGCAGAAAGTCTGTCCGGACCACAACTTTCAGacagagcagaaccagcagcACTTTGGATGACGGATTCTGAAACACTAAAACTGAGATGTGAAACTTTGACTTTTCATACATCCTTCAAAATCATGCGTTTAGTTTATGTTCTTGATTATCTGTTTTTTATATGTTGCTACAAACATACAACTTTCAACATGTCAGTCAGTGCAGTTTAAGCCCATACGCTTGTGTAAATGTATTAACAGCAAAGACGAAACCTCTGGGGCTGAAAAAATTAAGCCAACGTGGAAGTGCCAAAAACTGTAATTCCTCAAATGGCCACTTGAGGTTGGCTCCAGAAGACCACATGGTGAAATAACTGACTTTACagcataaataaacatgtttacggCCTGGTGTGCATTTTTATGTAACTCACCTATTTAAATTATACTAGGGCTAAAAGTTATGCAGATTTAAGTTCATGAGCACTCTGAAACAACCAGGCCTCATTCAGACGGCCTCAGCTCCATCACGGTCCATGGTGCTCCACCTCTTTGCCCATTTTTGGATAAGCTGGAAGTTGAGTGGAGTCAAGCAGTCCATGTCCATGTTTTTATACAGCCTATGATTAATAGGAGCACTTGTTAATGATAAGATTTGTAATGTGAGCTTTGTGTTTGTCAATTAGTCATCTGCCAAAGGCTCTGTACAGTGTCAGAAACTGACTTGACCCATGGTATCACTTTGTGTGTAGAATGTTTTCTGAATCTTCTCTGAATATGCATTTATAGAAGTGAAGCCTTTAAATCCTAAATTTGATATTCACTATTTGAAAAATAAGATTTCTTGGCTCATTAATAATAGAAAAATAGATTCATCTTTAGGGAATCATCTGTCGTTTTtgaaacactgactgacatcaCGTGCTTTTTTACAATGGAAATGAGCCGTTGCCTGTAGAGTGACTATGATTGATTAGATATTTCTTCTTCAAAGAACTGATACCGAGTGAAATGAAACAAACGATTTGCTGTTGTTGTCACTTCATCGCTGAAGCAAAGTCCGCTTGTCCTTGGCTCCCCTCCAGTACTGGTTTTACTCTCACCCTTTGCACCTTGAATAGTTTTCTGTTTTCCCAGACCTCAGCTCTAGCAGACATGCTTTCTCTTGCATTACGGCAAACCTTACGGGTgagtatatttattttatagtgCATTTTGAGCTTTATTGACTGTAGGTGCAGGTCGACTTGTATCAACATTTGTATGTTTCTCTCCGAGCTCAGAAGAGCAGATATAACAATAATTGCTAACCCGGTAAATTTGTCACCTCAGATTACCTCAACCCAGATAGAAATGTCTGGTCCGAagattgtgttgtgttttcaatttGTCAGTCCAGTTGCGTAATAAGTGTCACTGTGTCTGATTTGATAACTGTATGATTTGAGTGTGAAAAGAGTGCTACTGTGTGTCCCAGaatatgtttttgttgctgAAGGAAAGTTGACTGTACACGCTACGCTTTATGCAAGACTTAATATACTCAAGGCTTAGGAAACATAATGAAGACAAAAGATGAAAGGAGACTTGCTTTGCCATATATTTATGCTGGAGCAGTAATCTCTCTATTAGGCCAAAGTAACACATACTGTAGTTACGCAACTATCATGCAGCTACAAGCTGCTTCAACAAACAAGACCCTGATAAATAAGTCACTGCATGTGTGGCTGGccctctttttattttccatgtcCAAGGTTTTCCATAACCACTCCAGTGATTAACACCTTTGCTTTTTCACAGCCTTCCATTTAATGGCTTGTTTAGAACATCAAAAGACACATTATTCTAACCCCCTTGTTTCCAAACCCCCGGTGCAAAGTATTATAATTTTGAGTGATGAAAGTGTTTTTGCACAGGCTCACTCTTATTGGGGTTTTCAAAAGACACCAAAGGAGCAATCttggacaacaacaacaaaaaagaacccccccccccccccccagaaacTCACAATAGAGAGTTGCATCAAATCCTATGACTTAGTATTTGTCTTCTCATTAAGCTTTTTTGACTACACAAAGTTGTTAAATAGAGCAGCACGTTTTGAGAAATACCGCACCATCTCTCCAGGGTCCTCCCACACagaattttaaacatttcttacATTTAATTCCTGTGACAGTATTACAACCACTGTTAATAGGATTTAGTTGTTGACTGAAACAATGTGTTCATCCACCACACCATACAGCCCCTCTTCCTCAGGGCTTCAGGATGTTTGGGCCAGGAGGGGCAGGTCACAGCGGAGTCATGCAGGCGAGGCCTCAGCAGCGCTGGTGGATGGACCGGACAGGAGAGCCTGGCCCAGGACGACCCAGAGATGTGGAGCCTCCTGCAGCAGGAGAAGGACAGACAGTGTCGGGGACTCGAGCTCATCGCGTCAGAGGTGAGGCCTCCACataaagaggagagagacggaagcagtggagaggagatgtcttgtgtttcattatCTGTTTGAGTCCCGTTCATTTATGATTCTCAATGTTTTGTTACAGTTGTCATTAAATATTGATAAGGTTAGTCGACTTTAGAGTCATTGAAGCCAATGAAGCTTTTTCAAAC from Sparus aurata chromosome 7, fSpaAur1.1, whole genome shotgun sequence carries:
- the LOC115585280 gene encoding neurexophilin-2-like, whose translation is MERRCCCYKMRALCLNFAITCLWLLPSAVQETARPSNFPSQPWREEEGERGDSVGAALKVKHISKDLQIISTKHKTPAYGSLGPYGWPQNFSQALDQYLYRPPPKSKPPAKTSPKSKKILGWGDFYFNVKTVKFSLLVTGKIVDHINGTFSVYFRHNSSRLGNISVSIVPPSKVVGWEVLDQAAQATDVKNTVLVPDLSSQFQSPPQSTSSTPVDQQKQQQQDVVMVTELNCRIEYQRTNRSKKTKPCMYDPGQTCYSENTQSQAAWICAKPFKVICIFIAFTGTDYRLVQKVCPDHNFQTEQNQQHFG